CTCGTTTCTGGCGAGGTCGCCAGCGCACCGTCACCGGATGGGTCCGTCCCGGCGCCGAGATCACGGGCGCAGCAGCGGTCACGGCGTCAGCGCCTGGATCGCCGGCGCCTGGAGCGCTTGCGCCCAGCAGCGACGCCACGTCGCCCACGTTGAGGGTGGCCGACATCACCATGACGCGAAGGTCGGGGCGCAGCAGCGAGCGTGCCTCCAGGGTGAGCGCCAGGCCCAGGTCAGCCGGCAGGGAACGCTCGTGAAACTCGTCGAAGATCACCAGCGCGGTGCCTTCCAGACCGGGATCGGCCTGCACCCGTCTGGTCAGGATGCCCTCGGTGACCACCTCGATGCGGGTGGCCCGGCTCACCTTGGCGTCGTCGCGCGTGCGGTACCCGACGATGTTGCCCACCCGGTCGCCCAACAGGCTCGCCATGCGCGCCGCGGCCGCCCGTGCGGCCAACCGGCGAGGCTCCAACATGACGATGCGTCCGTCGCCCAGCCACGGCTCGTCCAACAGCCGCAGCGGCACCACCGTGGTCTTGCCGGCGCCGGGCTCGGCCTCCAGCACGGCGACGCCCGGGTCGACCAGCGCCCGACGAACCTCGCCGATCACCCCCTCGATCGGCAGCCCGGTGGGGTCCGCTCGGGGTGGTGGCGAGGCGGTGGGCATCGGCCCAGTGTGGTGCCTGCTGTCGCCCCGGGGAAGTTTGGGGTCGGGGGTGCCATCGTGGTGGTGGGCCGACCCGGCTGGTGGCTGCTGGTACGTTCGGCCGTCGTGGAAGGTGACGTCGTGGACATCGACACGATTTGGGCGTGGACAGCCGAAGAACGGCGGCGCGCTTCGAGTGACATGCGGATCATCGCAGAGGAGGCATGGAATCTGCCCAGCCTGTGCGACGGGTGGCGCTGTCGGGACGTGCTGGGCCACCTGGTGTGGCTCGCCGAATCGACCACGCCGAGGGCGCTCCGTGACCTGACACTGGCGTGTCGCCCCCCGAATCTGGCGATCAGGCACATCGGCAGGCGCCTGGGTGATGGCGATGTCGATCGGCTGCTCGACCGACTGGATGCCGCGGCCGCCGGCAGGTTTCATCTTCCCGGCGTCGGGCCGCAGGCCGCGTTGGCCGAGGTGCTCATCCACCGCGCGGACATCGTCCGGGCGACCGAGGGGCTGGTCCGCAGCAGCGATGAGCGCACGCGGCTGGCGATCGAGACCTGCCTGGAGCACTGGTGGTTCTACAGGATGCCCCGTCGGGTGCGCTCGGCCCACCTGATTGCAGATGATGCTGGCTTTGAGGTGGGTCCGGCTGACGGGCCGGAGGTGCGAGGGCCCGGCTGGGCGCTGCTTTTGGCCCTGGCCGGTCGGCAGCGGGCGCTGCCTGAACT
The nucleotide sequence above comes from Candidatus Microthrix parvicella Bio17-1. Encoded proteins:
- a CDS encoding maleylpyruvate isomerase family mycothiol-dependent enzyme; this translates as MEGDVVDIDTIWAWTAEERRRASSDMRIIAEEAWNLPSLCDGWRCRDVLGHLVWLAESTTPRALRDLTLACRPPNLAIRHIGRRLGDGDVDRLLDRLDAAAAGRFHLPGVGPQAALAEVLIHRADIVRATEGLVRSSDERTRLAIETCLEHWWFYRMPRRVRSAHLIADDAGFEVGPADGPEVRGPGWALLLALAGRQRALPELHGAVEVLR